The segment CGCGAGAGAGACGGCGATTTCTTCAAAGACTGCTTGGGCGTTTTGCAGGTCCACTTTTTCGGATTCTTCGATGAGGGGACAGATTACATAGGCTTGCCGTCCCTCCCGGCAGGTTTTGCCGATAAAATCGACCACACGGCTCCAGACATCCCGCTTGACCCAAAAAGTTTCCACCGGCTGCCGTCCTGCCGGCATTTCATCGATGGTGGATATATCCATGTCCCCGTAGGCAGTGATGGCCAGCGTGCGGGGAATCGGGGTGGCCGTCATGTGGAGGACATCCGGGGATTCCCCTTTTTCCCGCAGTATACTTCGCTGACGCACACCGAAACGGTGCTGTTCATCGGTGATCACCAGCCCCAGGTTGCGGTAATGAACGTTTTCCTGGATCAGCGCATGGGTTCCCACCACCAGATCCGCCAACCCCATCTGGATTCGGGACAGTACATCCCTTTTTTCCCTGGTGGTCATGCTCCCTGTCAACAATTCGAGATGGATTCCCACCGGGGCCAGGGTTTCCTGCAGGGACCGGAGATGCTGCTCCGCCAAAATCTCCGTCGGCACCATCAGCGCTCCCTGATAACCGCTCAACCAATTGGCGTACAGTATGATTGCCGCCACCACCGTTTTCCCCGAACCGACATCCCCTTGCAACAACCGGTTCATCCGGCTGCCGGCTTCCATGTCCGCCAGGATTTCCTCCACCACCCGCCGCTGGGCTCCCGTCAGGGGGAAGGGCAGGTCCCTGATCAACGCCTCCACCCGCTCCCGGTCAAAGCGGTGGGCAATCCCCCGGTCCCTCTCTTTTTGCTGTTTCCGGTGCCAGAGGAGCCTCAGCTCATAGAGGAACAACTCTTCATACACCATCCGCCTGCGGGCCTGCTTCCCTTCATCCCTTCCCTTGGGAAAATGAAGATAATACATGGCTTTGGCCCTGTCGAGAAGTCGGTAGCGCCGCCGAATCCCTTCCGGCAAGACCTCCTCGATCTCCCGTCCAAAAGCGGCAAAAGCCTGGTGGATGGTCCGCCGCAACCAGGAAACCTGAATGGAACCGGTCACGGAATAGACCGGTTCCATCCGATTGACTCTCCCCTTGCTTTCATCACCGATCCAAGAGCGGTCGGCAGTCAGTTGCAATCGGTGGGCATCCCAGGTTCCGGAGACGATGATTCTGAGGCCGGGCTTCAATTTTTTCCTCAGAAAGGGCTGATTAAACCAGACCACTCCCACATGAACCCCGTTCACTTCGATGCGGGCCGTCAGCCGTGATTTTTTCTTGCCGTACCAGCGGATACTGGGAGGCCCGTACAGGACTCCCTCCAGGGTCGCTTTGTCATCATGGATCGCTTCGCTGATATCGATGACCCGAAAATCGTCATACCGGTAAGGAAAATAGCCGAGCAGATCGGCCACGGTCCGGATGCCCAGCTTTTCAAGCTCTTCGGCCCGCTTGGGACCCACACCCGGAACCTCTGTCACGGGTCTCAGGTTCAAATCCATCTCACTCGGCTGACTTCCCGAAGATCCGGCGCTCGTGGGCACGGCCCGTCGGGGTTGCCGCCAACCCTCCCAGTGCAGTCTCCTTCAAACTGACCGGCATATCCCGTCCGATCCGGAACATGGCTTCGATCACTTCATCCGTGGGAATGACACTCTTCACACCGGCCATCGCCATATCCGCCGCCACCATGGCAATGGCGCCTCCCATGGCGTTTCGCTTCACACAGGGGGCTTCCACCAGTCCCGCCACGGGATCGCAGACCAAGCCCAGCATGTTTTTCAGGGCGATCGCCACCGCCTCCGCCGACTGGGAAGGGGTTCCTCCCGCCATTTCCACCATCGCCGCCGCGCTCATGGCCGTGGCGGAACCCACTTCCGCCTGACAGCCCCCTGCCGCTCCGGAGATAAAGGCATTATTGGCGATACAGTATCCGATTGCACCACTGACGAAGAGTGCCCGCACCATCGTCTCCCGGTCGGAGTTCAGCCGCTCCGCCGCGGTGAATACACACCCGGGGAGGATTCCGCAGGCGCCGGCTGTCGGTGTCGCCACCACCGTCCCCATGGCGGCATTCACCTCGGAAACAGCCATGGACCGGGATACGACATCCAGGGCATCTCTCCCGGAAAGAAGGACCGGGGCTTCATTCATATAAGTCCGGATTTTCACGGCATCTCCCCCGGTGAGGCCGCTGTGGGATTTCACCTGTTCATTCAATCCCTTGTGGACAGCTTTTTCCATCACATCCAGATTTCCCGCCATCTGGTCAAACACTTCTTGCCTGCTTTTATTAAAAGTTTCCATCTCTTTTTGGATCATGATTTCGGAGATCGGCATCTTTTCCGATTCCGCCAGTTCCACCAATTCCGCCACTGTGCGAAAGTTCATCTGCCTCCACCCCCATATCTATCCATGATTCGGAAATCATCCGACTTCTTCCCAGTTCCGCAAAAACGCTTTTTCCCATCCTCTCCTGCCATTTTAACACACCGGACCTCTCCACTTGAACAACCGGCAAAAAACAGCCGCCGTCTGGTAAACGGCGGCCCTTTGCCGGTCTGGAAGTGTTGTGATGCAGTGTGTTCTTTGTTCGCAATGCTTCCGGCAAAAGTTCAGAGCACGGTCACTCCGGTGATATCCTCCAGAGAGGAGATCTCCCGTTGAATCGGATCATCCACGTACTGATCGGTTTCGATGATCATCAACGCTTCCAATCCCTTCTCTTTTCGGGACACCTGCATATATCCGATGTTGATCCGGTGGTTTGCCAGGACCGTCGCCACCTTGGCCACTGCTCCATATCGGTCATGATGTGTCACCAACAGTGCAGGCGCACTTCCCGAGAGTCTCAACTCAAAACCGTTCAGCTCCACGATTTCCATCTTGCCGCCACCGATGGAGATCCCCGTCACTTCCAGATCCCCTTGGTCATCCTCCAGATGAAGGCGGGCCGTATTGGGGTGATCCGCCACCTCTTCCGATTCGATGAAGGTGATCTCCACCCCTGATTCCCGGGCCATCTCCAACGCCTGCACCATCCGTTCGTCATCGGTGTCAAAGTCCAACAATCCCCCGACCAGGGCAACATCGGTCCCGTGTCCCCGATAAGTCTTGGCAAAAGAGCCGTACAAGGTGATGGTCACCCGTCGGGGCAACCGCCCGAAAAGAGAACGGGCCGCCCTTCCGATCCGCGCCGCACCTGCGGTATGCGAACTGGAGGGCCCAATCATCACAGGACCGATAATATCAAAAACAGACCGAAATTTCATACGGGTTCCCTCCTTGCCCATACCCGGCCGCCTGCGGATCCGCCGGGTTCAGGATGTTTTGGGTGTGCAGACCACGGCGATCGTCCCCGGACCGACATGGGCCCCGATCACCGGACCGATCTCTGTGTACTCCACATGATCCACTTGAAACGTCTCTTTGAGACGATCAGCCCACTTGTCCGCTTCCTCCCGGTTGTCCGTATACAATACGGCGACTTCCTTTGCGCCCTCCGGCATGTTTTCCTTTAACATATCGAAGATGCGGTTCATCGCCTTCCCTTTTCCCCGCACTTTGTCCACGGGAAAAACTTCTCCCTCCGGACTGATGGAGAGGATCGGCTTGATATTGAGCAATGAACCGACCACGGCGGAAGCCTTCCCGATACGTCCACCTTTCTGCAGATACTCCAGGGTGTCGACCAGGAAGAAAACCTGTTCCTCCTCGATCAAGCGGTTGGCGAGGGCCACACACTCATCCAGGGATTTTCCTTCCTTGGCTGCCCGGGCCACCTCGACTACAATCATCCCAATGGCATAGGAGGCCTTTTTGGAATCGATCACCGTCACCTTGAATTCATCTTCCACCATGGACCGGGCCAGCAAAGCGGACTGGTAGGTTCCGCTGAAGGCGGAGGAGAGATGGATGGACAGGATGTCCATATTTCCATCCTTGGCCGCTTCCCTGTATGCTTCCACAAAGTCGATGGGAGAGGGCTGGGATGTGGTCGGCATCTCATCGCTTTCCTTGAGGCGGGCATAAAACTGGGACGGGGTGATGGTGACACCGTCCAGATAGGATTCGCCGGACAGATGCACTTTCAGCGGAACAACCGCGATCCCCAGCTCCTCGATGAGATGCTTGGGAATATCCGCTGTGCTGTCCGTGATCACCTGCACTTTTGACATTCGGGCACCTCCACTGATCTTTTTATTCCACGGAGAATAAGAAATAGTAGAGGGGTTGTCCTCCGTAGTGAACCTCACATTCCACATCGGGATAATCCTGCTCGAGGAAGTGGGTCAACTCTTGTACTTGGTCCTTTGTCACGTCTTCCCCGTAAAGAAGGGTGACCATATCCCCGCCATTGGCGAGCATCCGGCTCAGAAGCTCCCGGGAGGTTGCCAGCATGTCTGCACCGACCGCTTCAATCCGGCCTTCACGGATGCCGAGGAAATCCCCTTCTTTGATGGTTCCACCTTCATACTGTGAATCCCGGACCGCATAGGTGACTTCACCGGAGGAGATATCTGTGACACTCTCCATCATACGTTTTTGGTTCGTGTCCGCATCCGCTTCTTCATTGAAGGAAAGAAGGGCTGCCAATCCCTGGGGGATGGTCCGGGTGGGCAGAACCGTCACCGGAACCTCCACCAGCTCCGTCACCTGTTCCGCAGTCATGATGATATTTTTGTTGTTGGGAAGAATGAAAACATGTTCCGCCGGAATCCCCTGAACGGCCTGTACAATCTCCTCCGTGCTGGGATTCATCGTTTGACCGCCCTGAATCACCACATCGACGCCCAGGCTTCGGAAGATCTCCGAAACTCCGTCCCCGATGGCCACCGCCACCAACCCGTAGCGTTTCGTCACCGGCTCGGAGACATTTTCCCCTTGATCCCGGTGTTCCGTATCGAGAATCGTGGCGTGTTG is part of the Kroppenstedtia eburnea genome and harbors:
- a CDS encoding DegV family protein, with the translated sequence MSKVQVITDSTADIPKHLIEELGIAVVPLKVHLSGESYLDGVTITPSQFYARLKESDEMPTTSQPSPIDFVEAYREAAKDGNMDILSIHLSSAFSGTYQSALLARSMVEDEFKVTVIDSKKASYAIGMIVVEVARAAKEGKSLDECVALANRLIEEEQVFFLVDTLEYLQKGGRIGKASAVVGSLLNIKPILSISPEGEVFPVDKVRGKGKAMNRIFDMLKENMPEGAKEVAVLYTDNREEADKWADRLKETFQVDHVEYTEIGPVIGAHVGPGTIAVVCTPKTS
- the recG gene encoding ATP-dependent DNA helicase RecG, with translation MDLNLRPVTEVPGVGPKRAEELEKLGIRTVADLLGYFPYRYDDFRVIDISEAIHDDKATLEGVLYGPPSIRWYGKKKSRLTARIEVNGVHVGVVWFNQPFLRKKLKPGLRIIVSGTWDAHRLQLTADRSWIGDESKGRVNRMEPVYSVTGSIQVSWLRRTIHQAFAAFGREIEEVLPEGIRRRYRLLDRAKAMYYLHFPKGRDEGKQARRRMVYEELFLYELRLLWHRKQQKERDRGIAHRFDRERVEALIRDLPFPLTGAQRRVVEEILADMEAGSRMNRLLQGDVGSGKTVVAAIILYANWLSGYQGALMVPTEILAEQHLRSLQETLAPVGIHLELLTGSMTTREKRDVLSRIQMGLADLVVGTHALIQENVHYRNLGLVITDEQHRFGVRQRSILREKGESPDVLHMTATPIPRTLAITAYGDMDISTIDEMPAGRQPVETFWVKRDVWSRVVDFIGKTCREGRQAYVICPLIEESEKVDLQNAQAVFEEIAVSLAPIRVGLLHGRMTPAEKEEVMQSFADNQTQVLVSTTVVEVGVNVPNATVMVIDDADRFGLAQLHQLRGRVGRGGGEATCILVADPKSETGVERMRVMTDTTDGFEIARRDLELRGPGDFFGVKQSGAPEFRVADLIGDFRVLEVARADAAALLEDPDWEDSNELGPLRKAVESVGKEGTQFD
- the sdaAB gene encoding L-serine ammonia-lyase, iron-sulfur-dependent subunit beta encodes the protein MKFRSVFDIIGPVMIGPSSSHTAGAARIGRAARSLFGRLPRRVTITLYGSFAKTYRGHGTDVALVGGLLDFDTDDERMVQALEMARESGVEITFIESEEVADHPNTARLHLEDDQGDLEVTGISIGGGKMEIVELNGFELRLSGSAPALLVTHHDRYGAVAKVATVLANHRINIGYMQVSRKEKGLEALMIIETDQYVDDPIQREISSLEDITGVTVL
- the sdaAA gene encoding L-serine ammonia-lyase, iron-sulfur-dependent, subunit alpha is translated as MNFRTVAELVELAESEKMPISEIMIQKEMETFNKSRQEVFDQMAGNLDVMEKAVHKGLNEQVKSHSGLTGGDAVKIRTYMNEAPVLLSGRDALDVVSRSMAVSEVNAAMGTVVATPTAGACGILPGCVFTAAERLNSDRETMVRALFVSGAIGYCIANNAFISGAAGGCQAEVGSATAMSAAAMVEMAGGTPSQSAEAVAIALKNMLGLVCDPVAGLVEAPCVKRNAMGGAIAMVAADMAMAGVKSVIPTDEVIEAMFRIGRDMPVSLKETALGGLAATPTGRAHERRIFGKSAE